A stretch of the Streptomyces ortus genome encodes the following:
- a CDS encoding TerB family tellurite resistance protein, whose protein sequence is MLPGWGRNGRFVRAGAMGVSRILGTRTAWTTVGDGEFFCPGCGGDRNYQRLTGRRRFTCLGVPVMPRGETGPVVECAACGDHYSADVLDHPTTTRFSAMLRDAVHTVALAVLAAGGTCARTSLETAAVAVRSAGFDDCTEEQLAALVEALAADTGRIFGEPCGPGLSIELHEALDPLAPHLAPAGREAILLQGARIALADGPYTPAEREALTTVGAALTICTDDVTRLLTAARTPS, encoded by the coding sequence GTGCTGCCAGGATGGGGTCGAAACGGCCGGTTTGTCCGCGCCGGCGCCATGGGCGTTTCGCGCATCCTCGGAACCAGGACCGCGTGGACCACCGTCGGCGACGGCGAGTTCTTCTGTCCGGGCTGCGGAGGCGACCGCAACTACCAGCGCCTCACCGGGCGCCGGCGCTTCACCTGCCTCGGCGTCCCGGTCATGCCGCGCGGCGAGACGGGGCCCGTCGTCGAGTGCGCGGCCTGCGGAGACCACTACAGCGCCGACGTCCTGGACCACCCGACCACGACGCGCTTCTCGGCGATGCTCCGCGACGCCGTCCACACGGTCGCGCTCGCCGTGCTCGCCGCGGGGGGTACGTGCGCGCGTACGTCGCTGGAGACGGCCGCGGTGGCTGTTCGCTCCGCGGGCTTCGACGACTGTACGGAGGAGCAGCTGGCCGCGCTCGTGGAGGCGCTCGCGGCCGACACCGGGCGGATCTTCGGCGAGCCGTGCGGGCCGGGGCTGTCCATAGAGCTGCACGAGGCGCTGGATCCGCTGGCGCCGCATCTCGCGCCCGCGGGGCGGGAGGCGATCCTGCTGCAGGGCGCGCGGATCGCGCTCGCGGACGGTCCCTACACGCCTGCGGAGCGGGAGGCTCTGACGACGGTCGGGGCGGCGCTCACCATCTGCACGGACGACGTGACCCGCCTCCTCACGGCGGCCCGCACGCCCTCCTGA
- a CDS encoding leucyl aminopeptidase: MTALTLSTAAAPGLRTDAIVVGVAKVTGSKSGDLAVAPGAEAVDKAYDGRLADVLETLGASGGEGEVTKLPAPSGFKAPLVVAVGLGALPEKDGSFSAETLRRAAGVAARALAGTKKAAFALPVSDAADAGAIGEGVLLGSYSFDAYKETAKDGNGAKKGKAPLGEAALLGGKSRDKAFKAAIERATAVSEELNRARDLINTPPNDLNPEAFAAVAQAAAKEHGIKVQVLDEKALAKGGYGGILGVGAGSASAPRLVKLSYTSSKAKKHLAFIGKGITYDSGGISLKPAGHNETMKCDMSGAAAVFAAVVSAARLGLEVNVTGWLALAENMPSGSATRPGDVLRMYSGKTVEVLNTDAEGRLVLADALAKASEEKPDAIVDVATLTGAMMLALGNRTFGIMANDDAFRTAVHEAAEEVGEPAWPMPLPDHLKKGMDSPTADIANMGERYGGGLVAGLFLKEFVGEGITWAHLDIAGPAFNEQGPFGYTPKGGTGSAVRTLVRLAELTAAGDLG, encoded by the coding sequence GTGACTGCTCTCACTCTCAGCACCGCCGCGGCGCCCGGTCTGCGCACCGACGCGATCGTCGTCGGTGTCGCCAAGGTCACCGGGTCCAAGTCCGGGGACCTGGCGGTCGCACCGGGCGCCGAAGCCGTGGACAAGGCGTACGACGGCAGGCTCGCCGACGTTCTGGAGACCCTCGGCGCCTCCGGCGGCGAGGGTGAGGTGACGAAGCTGCCGGCGCCGTCCGGTTTCAAGGCACCGCTCGTCGTCGCGGTCGGCCTCGGCGCCCTGCCGGAGAAGGACGGCTCCTTCTCCGCGGAGACGCTGCGCCGCGCCGCCGGCGTCGCCGCCCGCGCCCTGGCCGGCACCAAGAAGGCCGCGTTCGCCCTGCCGGTCTCGGACGCCGCCGACGCGGGCGCCATCGGCGAGGGCGTGCTGCTGGGCTCGTACTCCTTCGACGCGTACAAGGAGACCGCCAAGGACGGGAACGGCGCCAAGAAGGGCAAGGCCCCGCTCGGCGAGGCCGCACTGCTCGGCGGCAAGTCCCGCGACAAGGCCTTCAAGGCGGCGATCGAGCGCGCCACGGCCGTGTCCGAGGAGCTGAACCGCGCCCGCGACCTCATCAACACCCCGCCGAACGACCTGAACCCGGAGGCCTTCGCCGCTGTCGCGCAGGCCGCGGCCAAGGAGCACGGCATCAAGGTGCAGGTGCTCGACGAGAAGGCGCTCGCCAAGGGCGGGTACGGCGGCATCCTCGGCGTCGGCGCCGGTTCCGCGTCCGCGCCCCGGCTGGTGAAGCTCTCGTACACCTCGTCGAAGGCGAAGAAGCACCTCGCCTTCATCGGCAAGGGCATCACGTACGACTCGGGCGGTATCTCGCTCAAGCCCGCCGGGCACAACGAGACGATGAAGTGCGACATGAGCGGTGCCGCCGCCGTGTTCGCCGCGGTCGTCTCCGCCGCGCGTCTGGGTCTCGAGGTCAACGTGACCGGCTGGCTCGCGCTCGCCGAGAACATGCCGTCCGGCTCCGCCACCCGTCCGGGCGACGTGCTGCGCATGTACAGCGGCAAGACCGTCGAGGTCCTCAACACCGACGCCGAGGGCCGGCTCGTGCTCGCCGACGCGCTCGCCAAGGCGTCCGAGGAGAAGCCCGACGCGATCGTCGACGTGGCGACGCTGACCGGCGCGATGATGCTGGCGCTCGGCAACCGCACGTTCGGGATCATGGCGAACGACGACGCGTTCCGCACCGCGGTGCACGAGGCCGCCGAGGAGGTCGGCGAGCCCGCGTGGCCGATGCCGCTGCCGGACCACCTGAAGAAGGGCATGGACTCCCCGACCGCCGACATCGCCAACATGGGCGAGCGCTACGGCGGCGGTCTGGTGGCCGGGCTCTTCCTGAAGGAGTTCGTCGGCGAGGGCATCACCTGGGCGCACCTGGACATCGCCGGGCCCGCCTTCAACGAGCAGGGGCCGTTCGGTTACACGCCGAAGGGCGGTACGGGGTCCGCCGTGCGTACGTTGGTGCGGCTGGCCGAGCTGACCGCCGCGGGCGACCTGGGCTGA
- the lpdA gene encoding dihydrolipoyl dehydrogenase — protein sequence MANDASTVFDLVILGGGSGGYAAALRGAQLGLDVALIEKNKLGGTCLHNGCIPTKALLHAGEIADQARESEQFGVKATFEGIDIAAVHKYKDDVISGLYKGLQGLVSSRKVTYIEGEGRLSSATSVDVGGRRVEGRHVLLATGSVPKSLPGLDIDGNRIISSDHALTLDRVPQSAIVLGGGVIGVEFASAWKSFGTDVTVIEGLKHLVPVEDENSSKLLERAFRKRGIKFNLGTFFEKAEYTQDGVRVTLADGKTFEAEILLVAIGRGPVSAGLGYEEQGVATDRGYVLVDEYMRTNVPTISAVGDLVPTLQLAHVGFAEGILVAERLAGLKTVPIDYDGVPRVTYCHPEVASVGITEAKAKEIYGADKVVALKYNLAGNGKSKILKTAGEIKLVQVKDGAVVGVHMVGDRMGEQVGEAQLIYNWEALPAEVAQLIHAHPTQNEAMGEAHLALAGKPLHSHD from the coding sequence GTGGCGAACGACGCCAGCACCGTTTTCGACCTAGTGATCCTCGGCGGTGGTAGCGGCGGCTACGCCGCGGCCCTGCGCGGAGCGCAGCTGGGCCTGGACGTCGCCCTGATCGAGAAGAACAAGCTCGGCGGCACCTGCCTGCACAACGGCTGCATTCCCACCAAGGCCCTGCTGCACGCCGGCGAGATCGCCGACCAGGCACGCGAGAGCGAGCAGTTCGGTGTCAAGGCCACCTTCGAGGGCATCGACATCGCCGCCGTCCACAAGTACAAGGACGACGTGATCAGCGGCCTGTACAAGGGCCTGCAGGGCCTCGTGTCCTCCCGGAAGGTGACGTACATCGAGGGTGAGGGACGTCTGTCGTCCGCCACCTCCGTGGACGTCGGCGGGCGGCGCGTGGAGGGCCGTCACGTGCTCCTGGCGACCGGCTCCGTGCCGAAGTCGCTGCCGGGCCTGGACATCGACGGCAACCGCATCATCTCCTCGGACCACGCGCTGACGCTGGACCGCGTACCGCAGTCCGCGATCGTGCTGGGCGGCGGTGTCATCGGCGTCGAGTTCGCCTCCGCGTGGAAGTCGTTCGGCACCGACGTCACCGTGATCGAGGGTCTCAAGCACCTCGTCCCGGTCGAGGACGAGAACAGCTCCAAGCTTCTTGAGCGCGCGTTCCGCAAGCGCGGCATCAAGTTCAACCTCGGCACGTTCTTCGAGAAGGCCGAGTACACGCAGGACGGCGTCCGCGTGACCCTCGCCGACGGCAAGACCTTCGAGGCGGAGATCCTCCTGGTCGCCATCGGCCGCGGCCCGGTCTCCGCCGGTCTCGGCTACGAGGAGCAGGGCGTCGCGACGGACCGCGGTTACGTCCTGGTCGACGAGTACATGCGCACCAACGTGCCGACCATCTCGGCCGTGGGTGACCTCGTCCCGACGCTCCAGCTCGCGCACGTCGGCTTCGCCGAGGGCATCCTGGTGGCGGAGCGTCTGGCCGGTCTCAAGACCGTCCCGATCGACTACGACGGCGTGCCCCGGGTGACGTACTGCCACCCGGAGGTCGCCTCCGTGGGCATCACCGAGGCCAAGGCCAAGGAGATCTACGGTGCGGACAAGGTCGTCGCTCTGAAGTACAACCTCGCGGGCAACGGCAAGAGCAAGATCCTCAAGACCGCGGGCGAGATCAAGCTCGTCCAGGTCAAGGACGGTGCCGTGGTCGGCGTCCACATGGTCGGCGACCGTATGGGCGAGCAGGTGGGCGAAGCCCAGCTGATCTACAACTGGGAGGCGCTGCCGGCCGAGGTCGCGCAGCTCATCCACGCCCACCCGACGCAGAACGAGGCGATGGGCGAGGCCCACCTCGCGCTGGCGGGCAAGCCGCTGCACTCGCACGACTGA
- the sucB gene encoding 2-oxoglutarate dehydrogenase, E2 component, dihydrolipoamide succinyltransferase, with product MAVSVTLPALGESVTEGTVTRWLKAEGERVEADEPLLEVSTDKVDTEIPSPAAGVLASIKVAEDETVEVGAELAVIDDGSGAPAAESAPAAEPAPEPEPVAAPEPAPQATPSTETEAPAPAPTAEAASGGGSAEGTDVVLPALGESVTEGTVTRWLKEVGESVEADEPLLEVSTDKVDTEIPAPTSGVLLEIVVGEDETAEVGAKLAVIGAPGAAPAAPKAEAPAPAEQAPAPAAPAPAPAAPKAEAPAPAAPAPAAPAPQAPSAPAPQQQTTPAPDPAPAAPVPAPAPVAPAAAPAATSGDDGAYVTPLVRKLAAENSVDLSGVKGTGVGGRIRKQDVIAAAEAAKAAAAAPAPAAASAAPSAGKKAPTLEASPLRGQTVKMPRIRKVIGDNMVKALHEQAQLSSVVEVDITRLMKLRAQAKDSFAAREGVKLSPMPFFVKAAAQALKAHPAVNARINVDEGTITYFDTENIGIAVDSEKGLMTPVIKHAGDLNIAGIAKATAELAGKVRANKITPDELSGATFTISNTGSRGALFDTIIVPPNQVAILGIGATVKRPAVIETDEGTVIGVRDMTYLTLSYDHRLVDGADAARYLTAVKAILEAGEFEVELGL from the coding sequence ATGGCGGTTTCCGTAACCCTTCCGGCGCTCGGTGAGAGCGTCACCGAGGGCACTGTCACCCGCTGGCTGAAGGCCGAGGGCGAGCGCGTCGAGGCCGACGAGCCGCTGCTCGAAGTGTCCACCGACAAGGTCGACACCGAGATCCCCTCCCCCGCAGCCGGTGTGCTCGCCTCCATCAAGGTCGCCGAGGACGAAACCGTCGAGGTCGGCGCCGAGCTGGCCGTCATCGACGACGGCTCGGGCGCCCCCGCCGCCGAGTCCGCCCCGGCCGCCGAGCCCGCCCCCGAGCCCGAGCCCGTCGCGGCTCCGGAGCCGGCCCCGCAGGCCACCCCGTCCACCGAGACCGAAGCTCCGGCGCCGGCCCCGACCGCCGAGGCCGCCTCCGGCGGCGGCAGCGCCGAGGGCACCGACGTGGTGCTTCCGGCACTGGGCGAGTCGGTCACCGAGGGCACCGTCACCCGCTGGCTCAAGGAGGTCGGCGAGTCGGTCGAGGCCGACGAGCCGCTGCTCGAGGTCTCCACGGACAAGGTCGACACCGAGATTCCGGCGCCCACCTCCGGTGTGCTGCTGGAGATCGTGGTCGGCGAGGACGAGACCGCCGAGGTCGGCGCGAAGCTGGCCGTCATCGGTGCTCCCGGCGCGGCTCCGGCGGCCCCCAAGGCCGAGGCCCCCGCCCCGGCCGAGCAGGCCCCGGCCCCCGCCGCCCCGGCTCCGGCTCCGGCCGCCCCGAAGGCCGAGGCCCCGGCCCCCGCGGCTCCGGCACCGGCCGCGCCGGCTCCGCAGGCGCCCTCGGCTCCCGCGCCGCAGCAGCAGACGACTCCGGCCCCCGACCCGGCTCCGGCCGCGCCGGTACCGGCTCCCGCTCCCGTCGCCCCGGCCGCGGCGCCCGCCGCGACCTCCGGTGACGACGGCGCGTACGTGACCCCGCTGGTGCGCAAGCTCGCCGCGGAGAACAGCGTCGACCTGTCCGGCGTCAAGGGCACCGGCGTCGGCGGGCGGATCCGCAAGCAGGACGTCATCGCCGCCGCCGAGGCCGCGAAGGCCGCTGCCGCCGCTCCGGCTCCGGCCGCCGCGTCGGCCGCGCCGAGCGCCGGCAAGAAGGCACCGACGCTGGAGGCCTCTCCGCTGCGTGGCCAGACCGTGAAGATGCCCCGCATCCGCAAGGTCATCGGCGACAACATGGTGAAGGCCCTGCACGAGCAGGCCCAGTTGTCCTCAGTCGTCGAGGTCGACATCACCCGGCTGATGAAGCTCCGCGCGCAGGCGAAGGACTCCTTCGCGGCGCGTGAGGGCGTCAAGCTCTCCCCGATGCCGTTCTTCGTGAAGGCGGCGGCCCAGGCGCTGAAGGCCCACCCGGCCGTCAACGCCCGGATCAACGTCGACGAGGGCACGATCACCTACTTCGACACCGAGAACATCGGTATCGCGGTGGACTCCGAGAAGGGCCTGATGACTCCGGTCATCAAGCACGCGGGCGACCTCAACATCGCCGGTATCGCCAAGGCCACCGCCGAGCTCGCGGGCAAGGTCCGGGCGAACAAGATCACTCCGGACGAGCTGTCCGGCGCGACCTTCACCATCAGCAACACCGGTTCGCGCGGGGCGCTCTTCGACACGATCATCGTGCCGCCGAACCAGGTCGCGATCCTGGGCATCGGCGCGACGGTCAAGCGTCCGGCCGTCATCGAGACGGACGAGGGCACGGTCATCGGCGTCCGGGACATGACGTACCTGACGCTGTCGTACGACCACCGCCTGGTGGACGGCGCGGACGCCGCCCGCTACCTGACCGCGGTCAAGGCGATCCTCGAGGCGGGCGAGTTCGAGGTCGAGCTCGGCCTGTAG
- a CDS encoding GntR family transcriptional regulator translates to MTAPVVHSLREQIREHIVEGIVSGRWKPGERIVERRIATELEVSQTPVREALRELESLRLIESAPNKGVRVRNLTAADLEESYPVRAGLEAIAAELAAERLAADCSTLEPHVLALYEADRRADGTGQVRHTVAFHRELVRAAGNSVLLHTWEGLGIEVFTALSIRWLGTVQQSYAEEHEALVAAFRRRDPLIAELVKAHVLGCAPRTGDEPTT, encoded by the coding sequence ATGACCGCCCCCGTCGTCCACTCGCTCCGCGAGCAGATCCGCGAGCACATCGTGGAGGGGATCGTCAGCGGGCGCTGGAAGCCGGGCGAGCGGATCGTGGAGCGCCGGATCGCCACCGAGCTGGAGGTCAGCCAGACCCCCGTACGGGAGGCCCTGCGCGAGCTGGAGTCCCTGCGGCTGATCGAGTCGGCCCCGAACAAGGGCGTACGCGTACGCAATCTGACCGCGGCCGACCTGGAGGAGAGCTACCCGGTCAGGGCCGGTCTGGAGGCCATCGCGGCGGAGCTGGCCGCCGAGCGCCTGGCGGCCGACTGCTCGACCCTGGAACCGCACGTCCTCGCCCTGTACGAGGCCGACCGCAGGGCCGACGGCACGGGCCAGGTCCGCCACACGGTGGCCTTCCACCGCGAGCTCGTGCGCGCCGCGGGCAACAGCGTGCTGCTGCACACCTGGGAGGGCCTGGGCATCGAGGTCTTCACGGCCCTGTCGATCCGCTGGCTGGGCACGGTCCAGCAGTCGTACGCGGAGGAGCACGAGGCCCTGGTGGCGGCGTTCCGGCGCCGGGACCCGCTGATCGCGGAGCTGGTGAAGGCGCATGTGCTGGGGTGCGCCCCCAGAACGGGCGACGAACCCACCACCTGA
- the aceE gene encoding pyruvate dehydrogenase (acetyl-transferring), homodimeric type produces the protein MTDPTAIQPSELDQLPDRDPEETAEWQASLDAVTEAAGPHRAAYLMRRTLERAEGNGLALPKLLETDYVNTIPTAAEPTVDGDEEMERRITAWNRWNAAAMVTRGAKHGVGGHIATFASAAWLYETGFNHFFKGKEADGSGDQLYIQGHASPGIYARAFLDGRLTEAHLDNFRQEAGGNGLPSYPHPRRLPWLWEFPTVSMGLGPLSAIYQARFNRYLTNRNIKDVSASHVWAFLGDGEMDEPESTAALALASREGLDNLTFVINCNLQRLDGPVRANFKIVQELEAQFRGAGWNVIKSLWGNAWDELFRLDTTGALVRRLRQVPDAQVQTYQTRDAAYIRQDFFGSDPALVELAKLLSDDKILECFHLSRGGHEARKVYAAYKAAVEHKGAPTVILAQTVKGHTLGTGFASKNANHQMKKLSTDEFKQMRDLLELPIKDSDFVDGVVPYGHPGADSPEVRYLQERRAALGGPAPARRTQPLAPLPAPADKAFAAFDKGSGSQNVATTMAFVRLVKDLVRDKTSGKRWVPIVPDEARTFGMESLFPSLGIYSPKGQTYEPVDRDQLMYYKEAKDGQILNEGITEAGSMADFIAASTAYSTHGETMIPFYIFYSMFGWQRTADQMWQLGDQLGRGFLVGATAGRTTLTGEGLQHADGHSPVIAATNPAALSYDPAFAYEVATIVKDGLRRMYGEAAPGEDQNVFYYLTVYNEPIPQPAKPSAAGVDEGIVKGLYRFNTAESAGVQVNAANAARIQLLGSGTAIHWVLDAQKLLAEEWGVAADVWSATSWTELRRDALEADAALLRGEERVPFLRQALQGAQGPVLAVSDYMRQVPDQIAQWVEQDYSSLGADGFGLSDTRAAARRHFGVDAESIVVAALAQLARRGEVPASAVKEARAKYGL, from the coding sequence ATGACCGACCCCACCGCTATCCAGCCGAGCGAGCTCGACCAGCTCCCGGACCGCGACCCCGAGGAGACCGCCGAGTGGCAGGCCTCCCTCGACGCCGTCACCGAGGCGGCCGGGCCGCACCGTGCCGCGTACCTGATGCGCCGCACGCTGGAGCGCGCCGAGGGCAACGGACTCGCGCTGCCCAAGCTGCTTGAGACCGACTACGTCAACACCATCCCGACCGCCGCCGAGCCCACCGTGGACGGCGACGAGGAGATGGAGCGCCGGATCACCGCGTGGAACCGCTGGAACGCGGCCGCGATGGTGACCCGCGGCGCGAAACACGGCGTCGGCGGCCACATCGCCACCTTCGCCTCCGCTGCCTGGCTCTACGAGACCGGCTTCAACCACTTCTTCAAGGGCAAGGAGGCCGACGGGTCCGGCGACCAGCTCTACATCCAGGGCCACGCCTCCCCCGGCATCTACGCCCGCGCCTTCCTCGACGGCCGGCTGACCGAGGCGCACCTCGACAACTTCCGCCAGGAGGCGGGCGGCAACGGCCTCCCGTCGTACCCGCACCCGCGGCGCCTGCCCTGGCTGTGGGAGTTCCCGACGGTGTCGATGGGCCTCGGCCCGCTCTCCGCGATCTACCAGGCGCGCTTCAACCGCTACCTCACCAACCGCAACATCAAGGACGTCTCGGCGTCCCACGTGTGGGCGTTCCTCGGTGACGGCGAGATGGACGAGCCCGAGTCGACCGCGGCACTCGCCCTGGCCTCCCGCGAGGGCCTGGACAACCTCACCTTCGTCATCAACTGCAACCTGCAGCGCCTCGACGGTCCGGTCCGCGCGAACTTCAAGATCGTGCAGGAGCTGGAGGCCCAGTTCCGCGGCGCCGGCTGGAACGTCATCAAGTCGCTGTGGGGCAACGCCTGGGACGAGCTTTTCCGGCTCGACACCACGGGCGCCCTCGTCCGCCGCCTGCGCCAGGTCCCGGACGCGCAGGTGCAGACGTACCAGACCCGCGACGCCGCCTACATCCGACAGGACTTCTTCGGCTCGGACCCGGCACTCGTCGAGCTGGCGAAGCTGCTGAGCGACGACAAGATCCTGGAGTGCTTCCACCTCTCCCGCGGTGGCCACGAGGCGCGCAAGGTGTACGCGGCGTACAAGGCCGCCGTCGAGCACAAGGGTGCTCCGACGGTCATCCTGGCCCAGACGGTCAAGGGTCACACCCTCGGTACGGGCTTCGCGTCGAAGAACGCCAACCACCAGATGAAGAAGCTGTCGACGGACGAGTTCAAGCAGATGCGTGATCTGCTGGAGCTGCCGATCAAGGACAGCGACTTCGTCGACGGCGTCGTCCCCTACGGCCACCCCGGCGCCGACTCCCCCGAGGTCCGCTACCTCCAGGAGCGCCGCGCGGCCCTCGGCGGCCCGGCCCCGGCCCGCCGTACGCAGCCGCTCGCGCCCCTTCCCGCGCCCGCCGACAAGGCGTTCGCGGCCTTCGACAAGGGCTCCGGCTCGCAGAACGTGGCGACGACCATGGCCTTCGTACGCCTGGTCAAGGACCTGGTCCGGGACAAGACGTCCGGGAAGCGCTGGGTGCCGATCGTCCCCGACGAGGCGCGCACCTTCGGCATGGAGAGCCTCTTCCCTTCGCTCGGGATCTACTCCCCCAAGGGCCAGACGTACGAGCCGGTCGACCGTGACCAGCTGATGTACTACAAGGAGGCCAAGGACGGGCAGATCCTCAACGAGGGGATCACCGAGGCCGGTTCCATGGCGGACTTCATCGCCGCGTCGACCGCGTACAGCACGCACGGCGAGACGATGATCCCCTTCTACATCTTCTACTCGATGTTCGGCTGGCAGCGCACGGCCGACCAGATGTGGCAGCTCGGCGACCAGCTGGGCCGCGGCTTCCTGGTCGGCGCGACGGCCGGGCGTACGACGCTGACGGGCGAGGGCCTGCAGCACGCGGACGGCCACTCGCCGGTGATCGCCGCGACGAACCCCGCCGCGCTCTCCTACGACCCGGCGTTCGCGTACGAGGTCGCGACGATCGTCAAGGACGGGCTGCGCCGGATGTACGGCGAGGCCGCCCCGGGCGAGGACCAGAACGTCTTCTACTACCTGACCGTCTACAACGAGCCGATCCCGCAGCCCGCGAAGCCTTCCGCCGCCGGTGTCGACGAGGGCATCGTCAAGGGGCTCTACCGCTTCAACACGGCGGAGTCGGCGGGCGTCCAGGTCAACGCCGCCAACGCCGCGCGGATCCAGCTCCTCGGCTCCGGTACGGCGATCCACTGGGTCCTCGACGCGCAGAAGCTGCTCGCCGAGGAGTGGGGGGTGGCCGCGGACGTCTGGTCCGCCACGTCCTGGACGGAGCTGCGGCGCGACGCGCTGGAGGCCGACGCGGCGCTGCTGCGGGGTGAGGAGCGGGTGCCGTTCCTGCGGCAGGCGCTGCAGGGTGCGCAGGGGCCGGTGCTGGCCGTCTCCGACTACATGCGGCAGGTGCCGGACCAGATCGCACAGTGGGTCGAGCAGGACTACTCGTCGCTGGGCGCGGACGGGTTCGGTCTCTCCGACACGCGGGCGGCGGCGCGGCGGCACTTCGGTGTCGACGCGGAGTCGATCGTCGTCGCGGCGCTTGCGCAGTTGGCGCGACGGGGCGAGGTACCCGCATCCGCGGTAAAGGAAGCCCGCGCGAAGTACGGCCTGTAG
- a CDS encoding helix-turn-helix transcriptional regulator, with the protein MRAARLIKMVLLLQSRSSMTAAELARELEVSERTITRDAQALSEAGVPVYADRGRTGGYRLVGGYRTRLTGLARGEAEALFLSGVPGALRQMGLEDASSAALLKVSAALLPSLRDASRTAAQRFHLDAPAWFAEPKTPDLLPAIAEAVWDDRRITARYRRGETEPERELEPYGLVLKAGVWYVCARVVGPEPAPEQRPAPFRVYRIERFTSAEPANDRFERDESFDLPGFWAEQAEQFARSLLRATIVVRLTEAGARRLKHTVDPLSAQEALDAAGPPDGEGRVTLTLPVESYDVAYTQFLSLGPEAEVLEPAELRKRFSDAAARLAAYYGDPGPPDGETEGQR; encoded by the coding sequence ATGCGTGCTGCCCGGCTCATCAAGATGGTGCTGCTCCTGCAGTCCCGGTCCTCCATGACCGCCGCCGAGCTGGCGCGCGAGCTGGAGGTGTCCGAGCGGACGATCACGCGGGACGCGCAGGCGCTGTCGGAGGCCGGCGTCCCGGTGTACGCCGACCGCGGGCGCACCGGCGGATACCGGCTCGTCGGCGGCTACCGGACCCGGCTGACAGGCCTCGCCCGCGGCGAGGCGGAGGCCCTGTTCCTCTCCGGCGTACCCGGCGCCCTGCGCCAGATGGGCCTGGAGGACGCCTCCTCCGCCGCCCTCCTGAAGGTGTCCGCCGCCCTGCTGCCCTCCCTCAGGGACGCCTCCCGCACCGCGGCCCAGCGCTTCCACCTGGACGCCCCCGCGTGGTTCGCCGAGCCGAAGACCCCCGACCTGCTGCCCGCGATCGCGGAAGCGGTCTGGGACGACCGCCGGATCACCGCACGCTACCGGCGCGGGGAAACGGAACCGGAACGCGAGCTGGAGCCGTACGGACTCGTCCTCAAGGCCGGCGTCTGGTACGTGTGCGCCAGAGTGGTCGGTCCGGAACCAGCACCGGAACAGCGACCAGCACCCTTCCGGGTCTACCGCATCGAACGCTTCACCTCCGCCGAACCGGCGAACGACCGCTTCGAGCGCGACGAGTCCTTCGACCTCCCGGGCTTCTGGGCGGAGCAGGCCGAGCAGTTCGCCCGCTCCCTCCTGCGGGCGACGATCGTGGTGCGCCTCACCGAGGCGGGCGCGCGCCGGCTGAAGCACACCGTCGACCCGCTCTCGGCCCAGGAGGCCCTGGACGCGGCGGGCCCGCCCGACGGCGAGGGCCGGGTGACGCTCACGCTGCCGGTCGAGTCGTACGACGTCGCGTACACGCAGTTCCTCTCCCTCGGCCCGGAGGCGGAGGTCCTGGAGCCGGCCGAACTAAGGAAACGTTTCTCCGACGCCGCGGCCCGGCTCGCCGCGTACTACGGCGACCCGGGCCCACCGGACGGTGAGACCGAGGGTCAGCGGTAG
- a CDS encoding SDR family oxidoreductase has translation MERAEQAVQGNAGPLGGRIALVAGATRGAGRAMAVELGRAGATVYVTGRTTRDRVSEVGRTTETIEGTAELVDEAARAAGTAGRGIAVPTDHLEPEQVRELVGRIDREQGRLDILVNDIWGGDVHLDFTADKQPDMWDMDLEKGLRIMRLGIESHLVTSHIAAPLLIRNPGGLLVEVTDGTEEYNRRYRKPLFYDLAKTAPIRMAYDLGEELKEYGCTAVCVTPGWLRSEAMLDTAFKVTEENWRDACADVPHFAISESPTYVGRALVALAADPDVARWNGQSLSSGGLAQEYGFTDVDGSAPDAWRYLLEVESQGKPADVTGYR, from the coding sequence ATGGAGAGAGCAGAGCAGGCAGTACAGGGGAACGCGGGACCGCTCGGCGGCAGGATCGCGCTGGTCGCGGGCGCCACCCGGGGTGCCGGACGGGCCATGGCGGTCGAACTGGGGCGCGCGGGCGCCACGGTGTACGTGACGGGACGTACGACCCGCGACCGGGTCAGCGAGGTGGGCCGGACCACCGAGACGATCGAGGGGACGGCCGAACTGGTCGACGAGGCGGCCCGCGCCGCCGGCACGGCGGGCCGGGGGATCGCCGTACCCACGGACCATCTGGAACCGGAGCAGGTACGGGAGCTGGTCGGGCGCATCGACCGGGAGCAGGGCCGCCTCGACATCCTCGTCAACGACATCTGGGGCGGTGACGTCCACCTCGACTTCACGGCGGACAAGCAGCCCGACATGTGGGACATGGATCTCGAAAAAGGGCTGCGGATCATGCGGCTGGGCATCGAGTCGCACCTCGTGACCAGCCACATCGCGGCGCCCCTGCTCATCCGTAACCCCGGCGGACTGCTCGTCGAGGTCACGGACGGCACCGAGGAGTACAACCGGCGCTACCGCAAGCCGTTGTTCTACGACCTCGCCAAGACGGCCCCGATCCGGATGGCGTACGACCTGGGGGAAGAACTGAAGGAGTACGGCTGTACGGCGGTCTGCGTCACTCCGGGCTGGCTGCGCTCGGAGGCGATGCTCGACACCGCGTTCAAGGTCACCGAGGAGAACTGGCGGGACGCCTGCGCGGACGTACCGCACTTCGCGATCTCCGAGTCGCCCACGTACGTCGGGCGGGCCCTGGTCGCCCTGGCCGCCGACCCGGACGTGGCCCGCTGGAACGGGCAGTCGCTGTCCAGCGGCGGCCTGGCCCAGGAGTACGGCTTCACCGACGTCGACGGCTCGGCGCCCGACGCGTGGCGCTACCTGCTGGAGGTGGAGTCGCAGGGCAAGCCGGCGGACGTGACGGGCTACCGCTGA